A single window of Chloroflexota bacterium DNA harbors:
- the mog gene encoding molybdopterin adenylyltransferase — MRIGILTISDRASQGIYEDKSGPALREMVVQHFGEDVDLYHIVPDEFMEIKRALLKWCDDAKLDLILTTGGTGFAPRDVTPEATRVVIEREAPGLVYAMIAASLQKTPYAMLTRMVAGIRGHTLIVNLPGSPKAACENLAVILPALPHAIELLRGAPGDHHTYENPLDEAERKREVASD, encoded by the coding sequence ATGCGTATCGGCATTCTCACCATCAGCGACCGCGCGTCGCAAGGCATTTACGAAGATAAATCGGGTCCCGCGTTGCGTGAAATGGTCGTCCAACATTTCGGCGAAGATGTGGACTTGTACCACATCGTCCCGGACGAATTCATGGAGATCAAGCGCGCACTGCTCAAGTGGTGCGACGACGCGAAACTCGATTTGATTTTGACAACCGGCGGCACCGGCTTTGCGCCGCGCGATGTAACGCCCGAAGCGACGCGCGTGGTGATCGAACGCGAAGCGCCGGGCTTGGTTTACGCGATGATCGCGGCAAGTTTGCAGAAAACGCCCTACGCGATGTTGACGCGCATGGTCGCCGGGATTCGCGGGCATACGCTCATCGTGAATTTGCCCGGCAGTCCAAAAGCCGCGTGCGAAAACCTCGCGGTGATTTTGCCCGCGTTGCCGCACGCCATCGAATTATTGCGCGGCGCGCCGGGCGATCATCATACGTACGAAAATCCGCTCGACGAAGCGGAACGCAAACGCGAAGTGGCGAGCGACTAA
- a CDS encoding LysE family translocator: MELFLTGILVGFSIAAPVGPIGVLCIRRTLAEGRAAGLVSGLGAATADAMYGTIAGFGLTLVSSALVSQQMWLRLIGGAFLLYLGVRTFLAQPADRAASAEGRGLLGAYASTFFLTVTNPMTILSFVAIFAGVGLANAAGDYVAAAMLVAGVFLGSALWWLTLSGGVGLFRNKFDQRALGWVNRVSGVIVAVFGLVALVSLWSV; this comes from the coding sequence ATGGAATTGTTTCTCACTGGCATCCTGGTTGGTTTCTCGATTGCCGCGCCGGTCGGACCGATCGGCGTACTGTGCATTCGCCGAACGTTGGCGGAGGGACGCGCCGCCGGCTTGGTGTCTGGTCTCGGCGCGGCAACTGCCGACGCAATGTACGGCACGATTGCCGGATTCGGACTGACGCTTGTATCGAGCGCGCTCGTGAGCCAACAAATGTGGCTGCGTTTGATCGGCGGCGCGTTCCTGTTATATCTGGGTGTGCGGACATTTCTCGCGCAACCCGCCGATCGCGCGGCGAGCGCGGAAGGACGCGGTTTGCTCGGCGCGTACGCCTCGACGTTTTTCCTGACTGTGACCAACCCAATGACGATCTTGTCTTTCGTCGCGATTTTTGCCGGCGTTGGATTGGCGAATGCGGCGGGCGATTACGTCGCCGCGGCGATGCTCGTCGCCGGCGTGTTTCTCGGTTCCGCGTTGTGGTGGCTCACGTTGAGCGGCGGCGTCGGATTGTTTCGCAACAAATTCGATCAACGCGCACTCGGCTGGGTCAATCGCGTGTCTGGCGTGATCGTCGCCGTCTTTGGTCTTGTCGCGCTCGTATCGTTGTGGAGTGTTTGA
- a CDS encoding cupin domain-containing protein encodes MTKPFIADRRKIQKFSDKELVNLNLFDGDAFFGRLLCFSRGQVVRYHRHEHTDEVFDVLEGEGTILIDGGEVRGTAGTILYVPAGIEHGFRADGTEEWIVRETVHERVYAGRAAKMVLRALLKRLPLIGKRWSSG; translated from the coding sequence ATGACAAAACCGTTCATCGCAGACCGCCGCAAGATTCAAAAATTTTCAGACAAGGAACTTGTCAATCTCAATCTATTCGACGGCGACGCGTTCTTCGGTCGCCTGCTGTGTTTCTCGCGTGGTCAGGTCGTGCGCTATCATCGCCACGAACATACCGACGAAGTATTCGACGTGCTTGAAGGCGAGGGCACGATCTTGATTGACGGCGGCGAAGTGCGCGGCACGGCTGGGACGATTCTCTACGTGCCTGCCGGCATCGAGCATGGTTTTCGCGCGGATGGCACCGAAGAATGGATCGTGCGCGAGACGGTCCACGAACGCGTGTACGCGGGACGCGCCGCAAAGATGGTTCTGCGCGCGCTGCTCAAACGATTGCCGTTGATCGGCAAAAGGTGGAGTAGTGGATAG